In Rheinheimera sp. MM224, one DNA window encodes the following:
- a CDS encoding exopolyphosphatase, which produces MTHWTSADATTDTQKAASYMAAVDLGSNSFHMVIARVVDGALQLLHREKQKVQLAEGLTEDLLLTEEAMLRGLAVLAQFADTLKPVPTQSVRVIATYTLRRAKNSAMFLRRAQAVFPFPIEVISGQEEARFIYQGVAHFEHYQGRRLVMDIGGGSTEFAIGEGFQPLKLASRNMGCVSYAQFHFPNGRISAKKFERAILQAEQELEPIVSAYRETGWQQAVGTSGTIKTIRDIIVGLGWHPVCIELEHLLQLRDLLIAQENSLQLDLPGLADDRKLLICSGLAILIAAFNMLGISQMYYVDAALREGVLYEMSDRLHHHDIREHTIQSLIKRYSIDTAQADRVRRTALELFAQLRANWQLTDEMADLLSWAATVYEIGLHINSSSVQRHSSYILKNANLPGFNQEQQQLIATLVRSHRRKIKSEDLSQFYLYSSSQVVSLLVLLRMAVLLNQKRRDDFLPELKAQGQNQHLSLHLPKEWLEQQPLLVADLQQEQLHLKKIAFVLDCPYLVECSLQSPGFDPSSLDEE; this is translated from the coding sequence ATGACCCACTGGACCAGCGCAGACGCTACTACAGATACACAAAAAGCCGCTTCTTATATGGCGGCTGTTGATTTAGGCTCGAACAGCTTTCACATGGTGATAGCTCGTGTGGTAGACGGTGCATTACAACTGCTACACCGCGAAAAACAAAAAGTGCAGCTGGCCGAAGGTTTAACAGAAGATTTATTGCTCACCGAAGAAGCCATGTTACGTGGTCTGGCCGTGCTGGCTCAGTTTGCTGATACCTTAAAACCTGTACCGACACAATCGGTGCGGGTTATTGCTACTTACACCTTAAGACGGGCGAAAAATAGTGCTATGTTTTTACGTCGCGCTCAAGCCGTATTTCCCTTCCCTATTGAAGTGATTTCGGGTCAGGAAGAAGCACGTTTTATTTATCAGGGTGTGGCCCATTTTGAACATTATCAGGGCCGTCGACTGGTAATGGATATTGGGGGCGGCAGCACTGAGTTTGCTATAGGAGAAGGTTTCCAGCCGCTCAAACTGGCAAGCCGTAATATGGGCTGCGTCAGTTATGCTCAGTTTCATTTCCCCAATGGCCGCATCAGTGCCAAGAAGTTTGAACGCGCCATTTTACAGGCTGAACAGGAACTTGAACCTATAGTCTCAGCTTACCGTGAAACCGGCTGGCAACAGGCGGTCGGTACTTCAGGCACAATAAAAACCATTCGCGACATTATTGTCGGTTTAGGTTGGCATCCGGTTTGTATTGAACTCGAACACCTACTGCAATTAAGAGACCTGCTGATAGCGCAGGAAAATAGCCTGCAGCTTGACTTACCAGGTTTAGCTGACGATCGGAAATTACTGATCTGCTCCGGTTTAGCTATTCTGATTGCGGCTTTTAATATGCTTGGCATTTCACAAATGTATTATGTGGATGCGGCACTGCGTGAAGGCGTACTCTATGAAATGAGTGACCGCCTGCACCACCATGATATTCGTGAACATACCATTCAAAGTCTGATTAAAAGATACAGCATAGATACAGCTCAGGCCGACAGAGTGCGTCGCACAGCGCTGGAGTTATTTGCTCAGCTAAGGGCGAACTGGCAGTTGACGGATGAAATGGCAGATTTATTAAGTTGGGCAGCCACTGTGTATGAAATTGGCCTGCATATCAATTCGTCCAGTGTGCAGCGGCACTCGTCTTACATCTTAAAAAATGCCAATTTGCCTGGTTTTAACCAGGAACAGCAACAGCTTATCGCCACCCTGGTGCGCTCACATCGTCGTAAAATTAAAAGCGAAGATTTGTCACAGTTTTATTTGTATAGCTCAAGTCAGGTGGTGTCTTTATTGGTATTGCTGCGCATGGCGGTGTTACTCAATCAAAAACGCCGTGACGACTTTTTGCCTGAACTTAAAGCCCAAGGCCAAAATCAGCACCTTAGTCTGCACCTGCCTAAAGAATGGCTGGAACAACAGCCTTTATTGGTTGCTGATCTCCAGCAGGAGCAATTGCATCTGAAAAAGATTGCCTTTGTGCTCGACTGCCCCTATTTAGTAGAGTGCAGTTTGCAAAGTCCGGGTTTTGATCCATCCAGTTTGGATGAGGAGTAA
- a CDS encoding AI-2E family transporter yields MPQIFSNDAISRALLLVILCAGVFFFIGFLVPVLAALIICFASWPLYRHLLNYCHNNSALAASVAIIAILLGLVIPLALVFSYAMEEIRAWIEWLKYANEHGAAVPDWLKALPGVGETLAAYWQTYLGEPHQLGQVVSLVSGEQIGGISKWVLNFGWTTAGFMLTLLFMLITLFFLYKDGERLAWQLDTVGERILPDRWNRFSRVVPATVSSTVIGMTIIAIGEGVVLGIAYWIAGVPSPVAFGVLTGFMALIPGGAPLSFSLISIYLIGTGDLTAGVGLFLWGSIELFIVDKTIRPNLVGGPVKLPFLPTFFGLIGGVKTMGMVGLFVGPVLMALLVAIWREWLREPKIIVEAAEATAAPTKHE; encoded by the coding sequence ATGCCACAGATTTTTAGTAACGACGCTATTAGCAGAGCTTTATTGTTAGTGATCCTCTGTGCCGGCGTATTCTTTTTTATCGGCTTTCTGGTTCCTGTACTGGCTGCTTTGATTATTTGTTTTGCCAGTTGGCCTTTGTACCGTCATTTGCTGAACTACTGCCACAATAACTCAGCCTTAGCAGCCAGCGTCGCTATTATCGCCATTTTGCTTGGTCTGGTGATCCCGCTTGCTTTGGTATTCAGTTATGCAATGGAGGAAATACGCGCCTGGATTGAGTGGTTGAAGTATGCCAACGAACACGGTGCTGCTGTGCCAGACTGGCTCAAAGCATTGCCTGGAGTTGGGGAAACCTTAGCAGCTTATTGGCAAACCTACTTAGGCGAACCTCATCAGTTAGGCCAGGTGGTCAGTTTAGTCAGCGGCGAGCAAATAGGTGGTATATCCAAGTGGGTGCTGAATTTTGGCTGGACCACGGCAGGCTTTATGCTGACCTTGTTGTTTATGCTGATCACCTTGTTTTTTCTGTACAAAGACGGAGAAAGGCTGGCCTGGCAACTGGATACTGTTGGCGAACGTATTTTGCCTGATCGCTGGAACCGCTTTTCCCGTGTTGTGCCTGCCACCGTCAGCTCGACTGTGATAGGTATGACCATTATCGCTATAGGCGAAGGTGTGGTGCTGGGCATAGCGTATTGGATAGCTGGTGTGCCCTCCCCTGTAGCTTTTGGTGTGCTGACAGGTTTTATGGCGCTTATTCCGGGTGGTGCGCCTTTGTCTTTTAGTTTAATTTCTATTTATCTGATTGGCACAGGCGATTTAACAGCTGGGGTTGGCCTATTTTTATGGGGCAGCATTGAGCTTTTTATTGTCGATAAAACCATCAGGCCTAATCTGGTGGGCGGTCCTGTTAAACTACCGTTTTTACCCACCTTTTTTGGTTTAATAGGTGGTGTTAAAACTATGGGCATGGTCGGTTTATTTGTTGGCCCTGTACTGATGGCGCTGTTAGTGGCGATTTGGCGCGAATGGCTCAGAGAACCCAAAATAATAGTTGAAGCCGCAGAGGCAACAGCCGCACCCACTAAGCACGAATAA
- a CDS encoding amidohydrolase, translating to MLRTLVSLLVASAFSAQAAIDLKPQTESAIKTIQPQMLEWRRHFHQHPELSNREVNTAKKVADHLKALGLEVQTGIAHHGVVGVLKGAKPGPTVALRADMDALPVTEQVDLPFASKVRSTFNGQDVGVMHACGHDAHTAMLMATASVLTKLKADLAGTILFVFQPAEEGPPAGEEGGAKLMLKEGVFAKYKPDAIFGLHVWPGPAGQLQVKSEGIMAAADSFNITVKGKQVHGSSPWRGVDPIAVTGQLITALHQIPARQLDVTQAPAVLSVGQVHGGVRWNIIPDEVKLEGTIRTFDPVMREQLLQKMQHTSEHIAAASGATAEFHNHGFAAVTWNDAKLTEWAMPSLEWAAGKAGVAPIKPITASEDFSFFQQEVPGVFFFLGIAPDNTPVDKTAPNHSPFFQVNEQALENGVRALTGLALDYLANPAKTDKKS from the coding sequence ATGCTCAGAACTTTAGTTTCATTGCTGGTTGCCAGTGCGTTTTCAGCCCAGGCAGCCATTGATTTAAAACCTCAAACCGAATCCGCTATTAAGACGATTCAGCCACAGATGCTGGAATGGCGCCGTCATTTCCATCAGCACCCTGAATTATCTAACCGAGAAGTCAATACAGCCAAAAAAGTAGCTGACCACTTAAAAGCCCTTGGTCTGGAAGTGCAAACCGGCATTGCCCATCATGGTGTGGTGGGTGTATTAAAAGGCGCTAAACCTGGCCCTACGGTGGCTTTAAGGGCGGATATGGATGCCTTACCTGTCACTGAGCAGGTCGACTTACCTTTTGCGTCTAAAGTGCGCAGTACCTTTAATGGTCAGGATGTAGGTGTGATGCATGCCTGTGGTCATGATGCCCATACTGCGATGTTGATGGCGACAGCCTCAGTGCTGACAAAGCTGAAAGCTGACCTTGCCGGCACCATTTTGTTTGTATTTCAACCCGCAGAAGAAGGCCCGCCTGCAGGTGAAGAAGGTGGAGCCAAGTTAATGCTCAAAGAAGGGGTGTTTGCTAAATACAAACCCGATGCCATTTTTGGTCTGCATGTCTGGCCAGGCCCGGCAGGACAATTACAAGTTAAAAGCGAAGGCATCATGGCCGCAGCTGACAGTTTTAATATCACAGTCAAAGGCAAGCAGGTGCATGGCTCCAGCCCGTGGCGTGGTGTTGACCCTATAGCGGTCACAGGTCAGCTCATCACCGCCTTACATCAAATTCCAGCCCGTCAGCTGGATGTGACTCAGGCTCCGGCTGTGTTATCTGTAGGTCAGGTGCATGGTGGCGTGCGCTGGAACATTATTCCGGATGAAGTAAAACTTGAAGGCACTATACGGACTTTTGATCCTGTTATGCGTGAGCAGTTACTACAAAAAATGCAGCACACCTCAGAGCATATAGCGGCGGCCAGTGGCGCTACCGCAGAATTTCATAACCATGGTTTTGCCGCTGTGACCTGGAATGATGCCAAACTAACAGAATGGGCTATGCCGAGCCTAGAATGGGCAGCAGGCAAAGCTGGTGTGGCACCAATCAAACCTATCACCGCCTCTGAAGACTTTTCATTTTTCCAGCAAGAAGTACCAGGCGTATTTTTCTTTTTGGGCATAGCGCCAGACAATACTCCGGTCGACAAAACCGCACCTAACCATTCACCATTTTTTCAGGTGAATGAACAAGCGTTGGAAAATGGTGTTCGGGCTTTAACTGGCCTGGCTTTAGATTATTTGGCTAACCCGGCAAAAACAGATAAGAAAAGCTAA